A stretch of the Marasmius oreades isolate 03SP1 chromosome 8, whole genome shotgun sequence genome encodes the following:
- a CDS encoding uncharacterized protein (CAZy:AA3; CAZy:AA8), translated as MRSLLAFTVTALSLGAPALSKLYQSITDLKQTHYDYVIVGGGTAGSVVAARLSEDEKNKVLVIEAGVDNANIQNIIVPFLGVQALNTLVDWNYTSTPQVGMKNRTIPLARGHVLGGSSSINYMTWNRGSNDVWDTFAKLSGDDGWSWNNVEKYNSEVSRLVAPADGHNTSGQIIPSAHGNGPVEVSLPGFAQELEPKVLQTSKELGGRFRYNEDFNAGDMIGIGYVQSSIGHGERSSSATAYLVPALGRDNLDVVVNSRAVKIRASKKAPDGGNTTIDTVEIAQSATGPRFNVTATKEVILSGGVFGSPQLLMLSGIGPKEELDKLGVPVVLDSPDVGRNLMEHPLLSVYYTVNSNNTFDDVIRDPSAASVLLEQWKNNRTGLMVLPAAGNTAAFMKNPDNFTVDGTPAGFDPSTGPRSGNTEIIFVNGFAALGPQTQPTEGHFMTVIGGVVSPTSRGTFTLNSTNPFDYPIIDPQLLTTNYDVQTMLQVMRDVDTFVAQPAWKDYVIKPLREFVDDADREDYIRANSVTINHCVGTARMGPGGVENGVVDGQLRVKGVNGLRIVDASIYPIIPENHPQAAAYILGERIADLIKSGKSY; from the exons ATGCGGTCCTTACTGGCATTTACGGTCACGGCCCTCTCTCTGGGTGCTCCAGCTTTGTCAAAGCTCTATCAATCGATCACCGACTTGAAACAGACACATTACGACTATGTAATCGTTGGTG GTGGAACGGCGGGAAGCGTTGTCGCTGCCCGTCTTTCAGAAGACGAGAAAAACAAGGTTCTCGTCATAGAAGCCGGCGTCGA TAATGCGAACATCCAAAACATCATAGTACCATTCCTTGGAGTTCAAGCTCTCAATACCCTCGTTGACTGGAATTACACCTCGACGCCTCAAGTTGGAATGAAGAATAGGACTATCCCCCTCGCTCGTGGGCATGTACTGGGCGGAAGCAGTAGTATCA ACTATATGACATGGAACAGAGGATCAAATGACGTATGGGACACCTTCGCCAAACTCTCAGGCGATGACGGCTGGTCTTGGAACAACGTCGAGAAATATAATAGTGAG GTTTCTCGACTCGTAGCACCAGCGGACGGTCACAACACCAGTGGACAGATCATCCCTTCAGCTCACGGTAACGGTCCAGTTGAAGTCAGCTTGCCCGGATTCGCGCAAGAACTTGAACCAAAGGTGCTCCAGACTTCGAAGGAGCTTGGAGGGAGATTTAGGTATAACGAAGATTTCAACGCTGGAGATATGATTGGTATTG GTTACGTTCAGAGTTCCATAGGACACGGTGAAAGAAGTAGCTCTGCTACTGCTTACCTCGTTCCAGCTCTCGGTCGGGATAACCTCGATGTTGTCGTCAATTCCAGAGCTGTCAAGATCCGTGCGTCCAAGAAAGCTCCCGATGGCGGGAACACGACGATTGATACCGTTGAGATCGCTCAGTCTGCAACTG GTCCCCGATTCAACGTTACCGCAACAAAGGAAGTCATCTTGAGCGGTGGTGTATTCGGATCGCCTCAGCTTTTGATGTTGTCCGGCATTGGTCCCAAGGAAGAGCTCGACAAACTCGGCGTACCCGTCGTATTGGACTCACCGGATGTGGGTAGAAACTTGATGGAACACCCTTTGCTTTCCGTTTACTACACCGTCAACTCCAATAACACCTTTGACGACGTCATACGCGATCCAAGTGCTGCATCTGTCCTCCTCGAACAATGGAAAAACAACAGGACGGGTCTCATGGTCCTTCCTGCAGCTGGCAACACTGCAGCCTTCATGAAGAACCCTGACAATTTCACGGTTGATGGGACGCCTGCAGGATTTGATCCTTCCACTGGCCCACGTAGCGGAAATACCGAGATAATTTTCGTC AACGGTTTTGCGGCTCTCGGACCTCAAACACAACCCACTGAAGGACACTTTATGACTGTCATTGGTGGCGTCGTGTCACCGACCTCTC GTGGAACCTTCACCCTTAACTCCACCAACCCCTTCGACTACCCCATCATCGATCCTCAACTCCTTACAACTAACTACGACGTCCAAACCATGCTTCAAGTGATGAGAGACGTCGATACCTTCGTTGCTCAACCAGCATGGAAAGACTACGTCATCAAACCCCTGCGGGAATTCGTTGATGATGCAGACAGGGAGGATTATATCAGGGCAAATTCTGTTACGATTAACCACTGCGTCGGGACAGCCCGTATGGGTCCGGGAGGTGTTGAGAATGGAGTTGTGGATGGGCAGTTGAGGGTTAAGGGAGTCAACGGCTTGCGGATTGTTGATGCTTCGATCTAT CCTATTATCCCTGAGAACCACCCTCAGGCTGCTGCGTATATTCTTGGAGAGAGGATTGCGGATCTTATTAAATCTGGAAAGAGCTATTAG